The segment GCAGTCCTATTCCGGCGTCCGGGTCGTCGACATCGAACCCGAGGTGGTCATCGCCCAGCTGACGCATGTCATACCGGTGATGCGCGCGCGGCTGCTCAAACTCCTGTCCGGGTCCAACGCCCAGGTGAAGGCGTCGACCGCGATCAGAGTGGCCATCTCGCACTACATCGTCCGCAGCGATGACGAGGGACAGTTCCTCGCGCAGCTGCGTCACGCCGTCGGCATCAAGTAGCCGATTCTCCCCAACGGGCTGACACTGCCGCTCGGATTTGTAATGCTGAGCAGATGACCAGCATTGCTGATGGCACAGGAGTCCTGGCCGGCGAACAACGCATGCTCATCGACGGGGAGCTCCAGCTCACTGCCGGCGGCACACTGTTCGATGTGATCGACCCGGCCACCGAACTCGTCGCCGGTCAGGCGACAGACGGAACCGTCGACGATATGGCGCGTGCGGTCGGCGCGGCACGTCGAGCTTTCGACGAGACCGACTGGAGCCGCGACCTCGACTTCCGCTATCACTGCCTCAGCCAGCTGCACGCGGCGCTGGAACGCAACAAGGAACATCTGCGCCGGGTGCTCATCACCGAGGTGGGTTGCCCGGTGAAGGTGACCGGCAGCCAGATCGAGAGCCCGATCGACGAGGTCAAACATTGGGCCGAACACGGCAAGAACTTCGACTACCTCGCCGACAACGGTGTGCACCAGACTCCGCTGGGGCCGGCTCGGCGCAAGATCCACTACGAAGCCGTCGGCGTCGTCGGCGCCATCACGCCCTGGAACGTGCCGTTGTACCTCAACATCGCCGAGACGGTGCCCGCCCTGATGGCGGGGAACACGGTGGTGCTCAAACCCGCGCAGCTCACCCCGTGGTCGGGCAGCGAGTACGGCCGCATCGTGGCCGAGGAGACCGATATCCCGCCCGGCGTGTTCAACGTGGTGACCTCAAACGCCAACGAGGTCGGCGCGGCCCTGTCCGCGGACCCGCGGGTCGACATGGTGACCTTCACCGGGTCCACGGCGACCGGGCGCGCCATCCTGGCCGCCGGAGCGGCGACGGTGAAGAAGACGCTGCTGGAACTGGGCGGCAAGAGCGCGCACATCGTGCTCGACGATGCCGACTTCGGCATGGCGTTGCCGATGGCCGCACTGATGGCCTGCGTGATGAGCGGCCAGTCCTGCATCCTGCCGTCCCGGATCCTGTTGCCGCGCAGCCGATACGACGAGGGCATCGAAATCATGAAGACCATGATGGAGAATTTCCCGGTCGGCGATCCCTGGGATCCTGCCAACATGCAGGGCCCGCAGATCAGCGAGACCCAGCGGCAGAAGGTGCTCGGCATGGTCGCAGAGGCGGTCGATTCCGGAGCGCGGCTGGTCACCGGTGGCGGTGTACCGGACAAACTACCCGTCGGCTATTACACCCAAGCCACCCTGCTCGCCGATGTGCACCCGGACAGCCGGATCGCGCAGGACGAGGTCTTCGGGCCGGTGCTGGCGGTCATCCCCTACGACACCGACGACGAAGCCGTCGCGATCGCCAACAACTCCATCTACGGACTGTCCGGGGAGGTCAGCGGCGGCGATCTGGACCGG is part of the Mycobacterium adipatum genome and harbors:
- a CDS encoding aldehyde dehydrogenase family protein, which translates into the protein MTSIADGTGVLAGEQRMLIDGELQLTAGGTLFDVIDPATELVAGQATDGTVDDMARAVGAARRAFDETDWSRDLDFRYHCLSQLHAALERNKEHLRRVLITEVGCPVKVTGSQIESPIDEVKHWAEHGKNFDYLADNGVHQTPLGPARRKIHYEAVGVVGAITPWNVPLYLNIAETVPALMAGNTVVLKPAQLTPWSGSEYGRIVAEETDIPPGVFNVVTSNANEVGAALSADPRVDMVTFTGSTATGRAILAAGAATVKKTLLELGGKSAHIVLDDADFGMALPMAALMACVMSGQSCILPSRILLPRSRYDEGIEIMKTMMENFPVGDPWDPANMQGPQISETQRQKVLGMVAEAVDSGARLVTGGGVPDKLPVGYYTQATLLADVHPDSRIAQDEVFGPVLAVIPYDTDDEAVAIANNSIYGLSGEVSGGDLDRAFAVATRMRTGNVTINGKSHFGIDSPFGGTKQSGLGYRNGAEGYKEYLTAKTIGMPE